The Hymenobacter sp. GOD-10R genome includes a window with the following:
- a CDS encoding alpha/beta fold hydrolase: MQLHYRELGQGKPLLILHGLFGTSDNWQTLAKRWAEAGHRVIVADLRNHGRSPHASEHTYEVMSADVLELFDALQLQDATLLGHSMGGKVAMRFALDHPERLARLVVVDIAPGFSDMRHQDEILAGLHAVDLASLQTRQQADEALARHIPQFSIRQFLLKNLYRLDDNSFAWRQNLDALTMHIADIGAEITSAHPFLKQALFVRGGLSDYITADDKLHSIPALFPNSQVETVPDAGHWVHAENPDRIFELVQSFMQS; the protein is encoded by the coding sequence ATGCAACTACACTACCGCGAGCTAGGCCAAGGCAAGCCTCTGCTGATTCTGCACGGCCTGTTTGGCACTTCCGATAACTGGCAAACGCTAGCCAAGCGTTGGGCCGAAGCTGGGCACCGCGTCATCGTGGCCGACCTGCGCAACCACGGCCGCTCACCCCACGCCTCCGAGCACACCTACGAAGTCATGAGTGCCGACGTGCTCGAGCTATTTGATGCCTTGCAGCTCCAAGACGCGACGCTACTCGGGCACAGCATGGGCGGCAAAGTGGCCATGCGTTTTGCGCTCGATCATCCTGAGCGCCTAGCTCGTTTGGTGGTAGTAGATATTGCGCCTGGCTTTTCCGACATGCGGCACCAGGATGAGATTTTGGCAGGCTTGCACGCTGTTGACTTAGCTAGCTTGCAAACGCGGCAGCAAGCTGATGAAGCCTTGGCACGGCACATTCCGCAGTTCAGCATCCGCCAGTTCCTGCTCAAGAACCTTTACCGCCTCGATGACAACTCCTTTGCTTGGCGCCAGAACCTCGACGCCCTGACTATGCACATTGCGGATATTGGGGCGGAAATCACCAGTGCACATCCGTTTCTTAAGCAGGCACTCTTTGTCCGCGGTGGCCTGTCAGATTACATTACGGCCGATGATAAGCTGCACAGCATTCCGGCTCTCTTCCCAAACTCCCAAGTAGAAACCGTTCCTGATGCAGGACACTGGGTACATGCCGAAAATCCAGATCGGATATTTGAGCTAGTGCAAAGTTTCATGCAGAGTTAA
- a CDS encoding SAM-dependent methyltransferase, producing MKPGILYLIPTVLADDTAAQVLPAQIAARVATLSYFLVENARTARRFIKSVAPTQVIEELRLAVIDKDSTPADISAALKQVQAGLDAGVLSEAGCPGIADPGAELARAAHQLGIRVVPLVGPSSLLLALMASGMNGQSFTFHGYLPIEKPKRIAALKNLERLALTQNQTQLFIETPYRNMQMLEDLVTQLQPSTRLCIAASLTAENEFVQTNTLAAWKGNLPDIHKQPAVFLIGR from the coding sequence TTGAAGCCAGGCATTCTTTACCTCATTCCAACGGTACTCGCTGACGATACGGCTGCGCAAGTATTGCCAGCCCAGATTGCAGCTCGTGTAGCGACCCTCTCCTATTTTCTCGTGGAAAATGCCCGAACGGCCCGGCGCTTCATCAAGAGTGTAGCACCCACCCAGGTGATTGAGGAACTGCGCCTCGCCGTTATCGACAAAGACTCAACACCAGCGGATATTAGTGCGGCCCTAAAGCAAGTACAGGCTGGGCTAGATGCAGGTGTGCTATCCGAAGCTGGCTGTCCAGGCATTGCGGACCCCGGCGCTGAATTGGCCCGCGCGGCTCATCAGCTAGGTATTCGGGTGGTGCCGCTGGTAGGACCTTCGTCGCTGCTACTTGCGCTCATGGCATCCGGTATGAACGGGCAGAGCTTTACTTTCCACGGCTATTTGCCGATTGAAAAGCCTAAGCGAATTGCAGCGCTTAAGAACCTAGAGCGCCTAGCTCTTACGCAGAATCAGACGCAACTTTTCATTGAAACGCCTTACCGCAACATGCAAATGTTGGAGGATCTGGTTACTCAGTTGCAGCCCTCAACGCGCTTGTGCATTGCCGCCAGTCTCACCGCTGAGAACGAGTTTGTGCAGACCAATACGCTAGCTGCGTGGAAGGGTAATCTACCGGATATCCACAAGCAACCCGCTGTTTTCCTGATTGGGCGCTAA
- the feoB gene encoding ferrous iron transport protein B: MAGGEITIDRTASAASAAALEAVAAHLPHNHKGLTRIALVGNPNSGKSSLFNQLTGLNQKVGNFPGVTVDRKTGTSQLTPQHRAEIIDLPGTYSLYPKSLDEKVITDLLYDRTSEQYPDFVVVTADASNLRRNLLLFTQLADLGLPAVLALNMMDVAEQHGVHIDVAQLQQELGVPIIPMNARKGIGVTALKIVIAQTLDAPSVAFYQPSDELLPMIRQIRYYFNLHNDYLALHYAHQFRHISFLSADDKAYIQELTEQYDFQPTPRQAQETIDRYARINEILLNTVSVTRTERNEPYSNRLDRILTHKVWGYLIFFGVLFMLFQAVFAWASYPMELIDEGVAWINSLIQTNFHGPLINLLTEGVIAGLGGVLIFIPQIALLFAFIAVLEETGYMARVTFMMDRIMRKFGLNGKSVVPLISGVACAVPAIMSARTIENWKDRIITIFVTPLMSCSARIPVYTVLIALVVPDQKVLGFFNLQGIALMGLYLLGFFAAILSALALKILLRRKERSYFIMEFPVYRWPRWKNVGITIVEKVKTFVFQAGKVIVAISVILWVLASYGPGNALEQAEAKVRSTAAQQHLTPEETDNRIASEKLENSYAGLFGRTLEPAIRPLGFDWKVGIALITSFAAREVFVGTISTIYSVGQDADMRTVQQKLAAEKDDQGQPFFTPARAFSLLVFYVFAMQCMSTLAVVYRETKGWKWPILQLLYMTGLAYVASLTVYQLMK; encoded by the coding sequence ATGGCCGGCGGAGAAATCACAATTGACCGAACTGCTTCGGCAGCTTCGGCAGCCGCTTTGGAAGCCGTAGCGGCACACTTGCCGCACAATCATAAAGGCTTGACACGAATTGCCCTTGTTGGCAATCCTAATTCCGGTAAATCGTCGCTGTTCAACCAGCTGACAGGGCTCAACCAAAAGGTGGGCAACTTCCCGGGAGTAACGGTAGACCGCAAAACGGGCACAAGCCAGCTTACGCCACAGCATCGCGCCGAAATCATCGACTTGCCGGGCACGTACTCGCTCTATCCTAAAAGCCTAGACGAGAAGGTCATCACCGATCTACTCTACGATCGTACGTCTGAGCAGTATCCGGATTTCGTGGTCGTAACGGCTGATGCATCGAACCTGCGCCGCAATCTGTTGCTCTTCACACAGCTCGCCGACCTAGGTCTGCCCGCGGTGCTGGCGCTGAATATGATGGACGTAGCGGAGCAGCACGGCGTGCATATCGATGTGGCGCAGTTGCAGCAGGAGTTAGGGGTACCGATCATCCCGATGAATGCCCGCAAAGGCATTGGCGTAACGGCGCTCAAGATTGTGATAGCGCAGACGCTAGATGCCCCTAGCGTGGCCTTCTACCAACCGTCGGATGAGTTGCTGCCTATGATCCGGCAAATCCGCTATTACTTCAACCTGCACAACGATTACCTGGCGCTGCACTATGCGCACCAGTTTCGGCACATCAGTTTCTTGTCGGCTGACGACAAAGCCTATATTCAGGAGCTGACGGAGCAGTACGATTTCCAACCGACGCCGCGACAGGCGCAGGAAACAATTGACCGTTACGCGCGCATCAATGAGATTCTACTGAATACTGTGTCGGTAACGCGAACGGAGCGTAACGAGCCGTACAGCAACCGCCTCGACCGAATTTTAACCCACAAAGTGTGGGGTTACCTGATTTTCTTTGGCGTACTGTTCATGCTATTCCAAGCGGTATTCGCCTGGGCTAGCTACCCCATGGAGCTCATCGATGAGGGAGTGGCATGGATTAACAGTCTTATTCAAACCAACTTCCACGGGCCGCTCATCAACTTACTGACTGAGGGAGTAATAGCGGGCCTAGGTGGCGTCCTGATCTTCATTCCTCAGATTGCGCTGCTCTTTGCTTTTATTGCAGTGCTAGAGGAAACCGGCTATATGGCGCGGGTTACGTTCATGATGGACCGCATCATGCGCAAGTTTGGATTGAACGGGAAAAGCGTTGTACCCTTGATTTCGGGCGTGGCCTGTGCTGTACCAGCCATCATGAGTGCACGCACCATCGAGAACTGGAAGGACCGTATTATCACCATCTTCGTGACGCCACTCATGAGCTGCTCGGCGCGCATTCCGGTGTACACGGTTCTAATTGCTTTGGTGGTGCCCGATCAAAAGGTGCTTGGCTTCTTTAACTTACAAGGCATTGCCTTGATGGGGCTGTACCTGCTAGGCTTCTTCGCGGCAATCTTGTCGGCCTTGGCGCTCAAGATTCTGCTGCGGCGCAAGGAGCGGAGCTACTTCATCATGGAGTTTCCCGTCTACCGGTGGCCGCGTTGGAAGAACGTGGGCATCACCATCGTAGAAAAGGTAAAAACCTTTGTGTTTCAGGCAGGTAAAGTAATTGTTGCTATATCCGTTATACTATGGGTGCTCGCTTCTTACGGGCCTGGCAATGCGCTGGAGCAGGCGGAAGCAAAGGTGCGTTCTACGGCTGCTCAGCAGCACCTAACGCCTGAAGAAACCGACAACCGTATTGCTTCGGAGAAGCTCGAAAACTCCTACGCAGGCTTATTCGGACGCACACTAGAGCCAGCTATTCGCCCCCTAGGTTTTGACTGGAAAGTAGGTATTGCGCTGATTACCTCGTTTGCAGCACGAGAGGTTTTCGTCGGCACTATATCCACTATCTACAGTGTGGGACAGGATGCTGATATGCGCACGGTACAGCAAAAGCTAGCTGCTGAAAAAGATGACCAAGGTCAGCCGTTCTTTACCCCGGCCCGAGCCTTTTCGCTGCTGGTGTTCTATGTGTTTGCGATGCAGTGTATGAGTACTTTGGCCGTCGTGTACCGCGAAACGAAAGGGTGGAAGTGGCCTATTCTGCAACTTCTCTACATGACTGGCCTAGCTTACGTAGCTTCGCTAACTGTTTACCAGCTTATGAAATAA
- a CDS encoding FeoA family protein: protein MALKLLEMGCIPGTQVRLNSRAPLGCPITLVLGDDDYTLSLRVSEAATIFLKD from the coding sequence ATGGCGCTCAAGCTCCTAGAAATGGGTTGCATACCGGGTACCCAAGTGCGTTTAAACAGCCGGGCTCCTTTAGGCTGCCCGATTACGCTCGTACTCGGCGACGATGATTACACGTTGTCATTGCGCGTGAGCGAGGCAGCTACTATTTTTTTGAAGGATTAA
- a CDS encoding carboxypeptidase-like regulatory domain-containing protein produces the protein MFKRILSLVSFALVLPIVSWAQENRISGRIVDQQTKEPIPFASLGLRDEQSGALTNEYGFFQMSGPEKNAQDSLVVLALGYARKAVLVKRGVSQKDMIIEVPKRQILLGNVTVEASKVKNLGLGAKTNTPGEGMMQGLPGQQYAFYVKNEKGKKLGNIRSASFYIGENGFPREPFRVRIYKADGNYNSPNTDILNDNVVVSAPKGGQWYTIDLTPYNIPAPDEGFFVAMEWIVSGDNFYTTNFMDSYTPYGQIMRPTFEFKESRTWSYTIGKGWSLLTLASNGQRWNAMIKAEVDVYK, from the coding sequence ATGTTCAAACGCATACTCTCTCTCGTCTCTTTTGCTTTAGTATTACCCATAGTGAGCTGGGCTCAGGAAAATCGTATCTCGGGCCGTATCGTAGATCAACAGACGAAAGAACCTATCCCCTTTGCCTCACTCGGCCTACGTGATGAGCAGTCTGGTGCCCTCACAAACGAATATGGCTTCTTCCAAATGTCTGGCCCTGAGAAGAATGCTCAAGACTCTCTCGTCGTTCTAGCTCTTGGCTACGCTCGCAAAGCTGTTTTGGTAAAACGGGGAGTCAGTCAGAAGGACATGATCATTGAAGTTCCCAAGCGGCAGATCTTGCTTGGCAACGTAACGGTAGAAGCTAGTAAGGTAAAGAACCTTGGCCTAGGGGCTAAAACGAATACACCTGGCGAAGGCATGATGCAGGGTTTGCCTGGTCAGCAATATGCCTTCTACGTGAAAAATGAGAAAGGCAAAAAGCTAGGTAATATTCGTTCGGCCTCCTTCTATATCGGAGAGAACGGCTTTCCTCGTGAGCCCTTCCGAGTGCGTATTTACAAAGCCGATGGTAACTACAACTCGCCTAACACAGATATCCTCAACGATAACGTAGTGGTATCTGCGCCTAAAGGCGGTCAGTGGTACACTATTGATCTTACCCCTTACAACATTCCAGCACCCGACGAAGGGTTCTTCGTTGCCATGGAATGGATTGTTAGCGGTGATAATTTCTACACGACCAACTTCATGGACTCTTACACCCCCTACGGACAGATCATGCGTCCGACGTTTGAATTCAAGGAGAGCCGCACGTGGAGCTACACGATTGGTAAAGGCTGGAGTTTGTTAACACTCGCCAGCAACGGTCAGCGCTGGAATGCAATGATCAAGGCAGAAGTAGATGTTTATAAATAA
- a CDS encoding OmpA family protein — translation MKKHFLSIVAVAAVLASCNDLKKPETKDQLSEATADTAVVARTGETAADATSDAGAKTAAAVTDAGGVVAEAWDVTKEKLSNVKLPEINLPDIDVRGSENYNVYGLEEKVLFDTDKAELKPTATKALQQVAASIAQRYGKNQVRIMGFADSRGDKDYNKELSEKRADAVKNWFVQNGKVDASRISVEPMGEAQPAASNATASGRQQNRRVEIAVRTK, via the coding sequence ATGAAAAAGCACTTTTTATCTATTGTTGCGGTGGCAGCTGTGCTGGCATCTTGCAACGACTTGAAAAAGCCGGAAACCAAGGACCAACTCAGCGAAGCTACAGCTGATACAGCAGTGGTAGCCCGCACGGGCGAAACTGCTGCTGATGCTACTTCCGATGCTGGCGCGAAAACGGCAGCAGCAGTAACCGATGCTGGCGGTGTTGTGGCCGAGGCCTGGGACGTCACCAAAGAGAAGCTTTCCAATGTTAAGCTTCCCGAGATCAACTTGCCCGATATCGACGTGCGGGGTAGCGAAAACTACAACGTGTACGGTCTAGAAGAGAAGGTGCTCTTCGACACTGATAAAGCAGAGCTCAAGCCGACAGCTACGAAGGCGCTGCAACAAGTTGCTGCTTCTATTGCGCAGCGCTATGGCAAAAATCAAGTGCGTATCATGGGCTTTGCTGACTCGCGTGGTGATAAAGATTATAACAAAGAGCTCAGCGAGAAGCGTGCAGATGCCGTCAAAAACTGGTTTGTGCAGAACGGTAAGGTCGATGCTTCACGTATCAGTGTAGAGCCTATGGGCGAAGCACAACCAGCCGCCTCAAATGCCACCGCAAGTGGTCGTCAGCAAAACCGGCGTGTAGAAATTGCCGTGCGCACAAAGTAA
- a CDS encoding alpha/beta hydrolase family protein yields the protein MKKNVYASLRFWMMLLVLISIAAIQNACAANPPLEGRWKGKLKVPGGELEIVFRLVSLTSGGYFAALDVPQQRIGNLMVQVAMQGDTVMFLAEDADSRFKGKLASDGHQLQGTWKQPGYTAPLILQYVPLLVSPKTARLTPPYREEEVTYSNTPANLKLGGTLTVPAGPGPFPAVVLMSDAGAHDRDGSLGDYHPLGSLADYLTRRGIAVLRFDDRGIGQSGGKPASSTTTELVTDVQAGISFLKSRPDIQATHIGVIGHGEGGNVALLTAAQSQEASFVVTLAAHGVSGSDLVYQQQVTMLHSLGMYNEQVQTSVRNEQELLSIVRHTPDDERARSIIVSVLQKQDGSIDEIAALARAAQLTTPQYRAFLSFDPLAQLPAVKCPVLLLNGTADHYTTADTNINALSKGLKTNPNVTAYKLPKVNHLFQSDPDDWPVVNGQRKETFSPEAKEIIREWIMKQVQ from the coding sequence ATGAAGAAAAACGTTTACGCTAGCCTTCGCTTTTGGATGATGTTATTGGTTCTGATAAGCATTGCTGCTATTCAGAACGCATGTGCAGCGAATCCACCTTTGGAAGGTCGTTGGAAAGGGAAGCTGAAAGTTCCAGGAGGTGAGTTAGAAATAGTCTTTCGCTTGGTGAGCCTCACGAGTGGTGGATATTTCGCCGCATTAGACGTGCCTCAGCAACGAATTGGGAACTTGATGGTGCAAGTAGCCATGCAAGGTGATACAGTCATGTTTTTGGCTGAAGACGCTGACAGCCGCTTCAAAGGTAAGCTAGCTTCTGATGGTCATCAGTTACAGGGAACTTGGAAGCAGCCTGGTTACACGGCGCCTTTGATCCTGCAGTATGTTCCTCTGTTGGTTAGCCCCAAAACGGCTCGTCTTACACCTCCATACCGGGAAGAGGAAGTCACTTATAGCAACACGCCCGCAAATCTGAAGCTAGGAGGAACGCTTACAGTACCCGCTGGACCAGGGCCTTTCCCAGCAGTAGTGCTCATGTCGGATGCGGGTGCGCACGACCGTGATGGTTCGCTTGGTGACTATCATCCCTTGGGGTCTCTGGCCGATTACCTAACGCGGCGTGGTATTGCGGTACTGCGCTTCGACGACCGTGGGATAGGCCAATCGGGTGGTAAGCCAGCAAGTAGTACCACCACTGAACTAGTTACTGATGTACAGGCTGGCATCTCATTCCTAAAGTCGCGCCCTGACATTCAGGCTACCCACATCGGAGTTATTGGTCATGGAGAGGGCGGCAACGTTGCTTTGCTAACGGCGGCTCAATCGCAGGAGGCTTCCTTCGTCGTGACCTTAGCTGCTCATGGTGTATCCGGCAGCGACTTAGTTTATCAGCAGCAAGTAACGATGTTGCACTCGCTCGGTATGTACAATGAACAGGTGCAAACTTCGGTGCGGAATGAGCAAGAGCTGTTGAGTATAGTACGGCATACGCCCGATGACGAGCGGGCACGTTCGATTATCGTCTCAGTGCTGCAAAAGCAAGATGGCTCCATTGATGAAATTGCAGCTTTAGCAAGAGCAGCACAGCTGACGACTCCCCAGTACCGCGCCTTTTTGTCGTTTGATCCGCTGGCTCAATTACCAGCCGTTAAGTGCCCGGTTTTGCTGCTAAACGGTACTGCTGATCACTACACCACTGCCGATACAAACATCAATGCTTTATCGAAGGGGTTGAAAACGAACCCAAACGTGACAGCCTATAAGTTGCCGAAAGTAAACCATCTATTTCAGTCAGATCCGGACGACTGGCCAGTCGTGAATGGACAACGAAAAGAAACGTTTTCACCCGAGGCAAAGGAGATTATTCGGGAGTGGATTATGAAGCAGGTGCAGTAA
- a CDS encoding bifunctional UDP-N-acetylmuramoyl-tripeptide:D-alanyl-D-alanine ligase/alanine racemase yields the protein MLTFSDLPALTGGTLLQAGPEGVAIHQLLLDSRRIGQPSGALFFAIRGAQHNGHRYLPDLYRRGVRLFVVDRLEEVPGELGAYPDAGFLMVANSLAALQAVAAYHRRQFRIPIFGITGSNGKTIVKEWLAQLLSADDLICKSPRSYNSQVGVPLSVWELNSTHTLGIFEAGISERGEMVRLAQVLQPNLGIFTNLGTAHDAGFASPQEKVAEKMRLFAEVDTLFYCRDHEAVHLAARQLLPEHRTFTWSRFHPHDAHVAVTIAEASADRTVVHIAIAKPLPQEHTFTLPFADEPSVENALHGLAVLLWRQVPAAEIQRRLDRLTPVAMRLEMKQALNDCYVLDDTYNNDLAGLTLALDVLTRQPRRGRRTLILSDVLESGLPASELYARVATQLAIHKVERLIGIGPEISQHQALFQGIEQTFFAKTEDFLTNFYPDQFQHETILVKGARRFGFERIVAAFQQKIHGTVLEVNLDALVHNLNYYRARLAPGTKLMVMVKAFAYGSGSYEVANLLQFHRVDYLAVAYADEGVELRQHGISLPIMVMNPSPDSFQKMQQYHLEPEIYSFERLREYLRVSHDQPLPAIHLKLDTGMRRLGFAEEDIAELSAMLRENAARLRVASMLTHLAGADEAQHNDFSRQQLAAFQRMTPTLEAAIGYTVLKHALNSAGILRFPDAHFDMVRLGIGLYGVEATGENQEALRPVSSLRTTISQIKTLPAGQTVGYGRRGQAVEHERRIATLAIGYADGYNRRFSNGVGTVVVREQRAPIVGNVCMDMCMIDVTNIPGAQSGDMAIIFGEAMPLPELAQRIGTIPYELLTSVSERVKRVFFAE from the coding sequence ATGCTTACTTTTTCTGACCTGCCGGCCCTTACCGGCGGTACTCTGCTGCAAGCGGGCCCTGAGGGTGTCGCAATCCATCAACTGCTGCTTGATAGTCGTCGGATAGGGCAACCTAGCGGCGCTTTGTTCTTTGCTATCCGCGGCGCTCAGCACAACGGACACCGTTACCTGCCCGATCTATATCGGCGGGGAGTACGGTTGTTTGTGGTGGACCGATTAGAAGAAGTGCCGGGAGAGCTAGGTGCTTACCCGGATGCTGGCTTCCTCATGGTTGCTAATAGCTTGGCGGCCCTGCAAGCAGTGGCTGCTTATCACCGACGCCAATTTCGAATTCCGATATTCGGCATAACGGGCTCCAATGGAAAGACCATTGTGAAAGAGTGGCTAGCGCAACTCTTGAGCGCCGATGATCTGATTTGCAAAAGCCCGCGCAGCTACAACTCGCAAGTTGGTGTGCCATTGAGTGTGTGGGAGCTGAACAGCACGCACACACTTGGTATCTTCGAAGCGGGCATTTCGGAGCGTGGCGAGATGGTGCGTTTGGCCCAGGTACTCCAGCCAAACCTAGGTATTTTCACCAACCTAGGTACTGCGCATGACGCTGGTTTTGCCTCGCCTCAAGAGAAAGTGGCGGAGAAGATGCGGCTCTTCGCGGAAGTAGATACCCTATTCTACTGCCGCGACCATGAAGCTGTGCACCTAGCGGCACGGCAGTTATTACCCGAACACCGCACCTTTACCTGGAGCCGTTTCCATCCACACGATGCCCATGTAGCTGTGACCATTGCGGAAGCTAGCGCCGACCGTACGGTGGTGCACATAGCTATTGCGAAGCCGCTACCGCAAGAACATACCTTCACCTTACCATTCGCAGATGAGCCCTCAGTGGAAAATGCGCTCCACGGGCTAGCAGTATTGCTGTGGCGACAAGTGCCAGCCGCGGAAATTCAACGTCGCCTCGACCGCCTCACGCCGGTGGCTATGCGCCTAGAAATGAAGCAGGCGCTTAACGATTGCTACGTTCTCGACGACACCTATAACAATGACCTAGCTGGCCTGACCCTAGCTCTCGATGTACTTACTCGGCAGCCGCGGCGTGGTCGGCGCACGCTTATTCTGTCCGATGTACTGGAGTCGGGGTTGCCCGCATCTGAACTCTATGCGCGTGTAGCAACCCAGCTAGCTATCCATAAAGTGGAGCGACTGATTGGAATCGGCCCAGAAATTAGCCAGCACCAAGCCTTGTTTCAGGGCATTGAGCAAACATTCTTTGCCAAAACCGAAGACTTCCTGACCAACTTTTATCCCGATCAGTTTCAGCACGAAACCATTCTGGTGAAGGGCGCCCGGCGCTTTGGCTTCGAACGAATCGTGGCTGCTTTCCAACAGAAGATTCACGGTACGGTACTGGAAGTGAACCTCGATGCCTTAGTGCATAATCTAAATTACTATCGCGCCCGTTTGGCCCCCGGTACTAAGCTGATGGTGATGGTAAAGGCATTTGCCTACGGCAGTGGCAGCTATGAAGTGGCCAACCTATTGCAATTTCACCGTGTCGACTACCTAGCGGTGGCGTATGCCGATGAAGGAGTAGAGCTGCGTCAACACGGTATTAGTCTACCAATCATGGTAATGAACCCGTCGCCCGACAGCTTCCAGAAGATGCAGCAGTACCATCTGGAGCCAGAGATTTATTCGTTTGAGCGGCTCCGCGAATATCTGCGTGTATCCCATGATCAACCATTACCGGCCATTCACCTCAAGCTCGACACAGGCATGCGGCGCCTTGGTTTTGCAGAAGAAGATATAGCTGAACTGAGTGCCATGCTGCGCGAAAATGCCGCCCGCCTACGAGTAGCGAGTATGCTCACGCACCTAGCCGGCGCTGACGAAGCCCAGCACAACGACTTTTCGCGCCAACAGCTAGCTGCTTTCCAGCGCATGACCCCAACCTTGGAAGCGGCTATTGGCTACACTGTGTTGAAGCATGCGCTGAACTCCGCGGGCATTTTGCGTTTCCCCGATGCTCACTTTGATATGGTTCGATTAGGGATCGGGCTATATGGCGTGGAAGCCACCGGTGAGAACCAAGAAGCTTTGCGGCCAGTAAGTAGTTTGCGGACCACTATCTCTCAAATTAAGACTCTTCCTGCAGGACAAACTGTAGGATATGGCCGCCGTGGGCAAGCCGTTGAGCATGAGCGCCGTATCGCGACCCTTGCTATCGGCTACGCAGATGGCTACAATCGTCGCTTCAGCAACGGCGTGGGTACCGTAGTTGTACGCGAACAACGGGCCCCGATTGTTGGCAACGTCTGCATGGATATGTGCATGATCGACGTGACGAATATTCCCGGGGCGCAATCTGGAGATATGGCCATCATTTTCGGAGAAGCAATGCCATTGCCAGAGCTAGCTCAACGCATTGGAACTATACCCTACGAGCTACTAACGAGTGTAAGCGAACGGGTAAAGAGAGTGTTCTTCGCTGAGTGA
- a CDS encoding DUF6089 family protein, whose translation MIKRYSTFLLALPFLTLAASSLQAQNYSKHDRYRSVGVSLNGLSYFGDITPERGMGGLRLGSTRPGIALTATQRFTERISARVAFSYGRIKGQDVKAIDDHDANAQMRYARNINFRNDITELSATGVFDLVENWEDYLRRPDFVPYVFAGVAVFHHNPKGFIEGGTVPEGLIERTYVALQPLRTEGQSAGYSRTQFALPFGGGVRYRITKEMDVSLEVGWRKTFTDYLDDVSGTYTDVSKLTSPEALYFGHDVTRDDSKAMPGQARGNSQRHDWYMVTGVTVQYIVPQFRNTFKLR comes from the coding sequence ATGATTAAACGCTACTCTACTTTTCTACTGGCGTTGCCTTTTCTTACCCTAGCGGCCTCTTCTTTGCAGGCACAGAACTACAGCAAGCACGACCGTTATCGGAGTGTGGGGGTTAGCTTGAACGGATTGAGCTATTTTGGAGATATAACGCCTGAGCGTGGCATGGGCGGCTTACGCCTAGGCTCGACGCGACCGGGTATTGCCTTGACTGCTACTCAGCGTTTTACAGAGCGTATTTCGGCACGGGTAGCCTTCTCCTACGGCCGGATCAAGGGGCAAGACGTAAAGGCCATCGACGACCATGACGCCAACGCTCAGATGCGCTATGCGCGCAACATCAACTTCCGCAACGATATAACAGAACTCTCAGCGACTGGTGTTTTCGACCTAGTTGAGAACTGGGAAGATTATCTACGTCGCCCCGACTTTGTGCCCTACGTGTTTGCGGGAGTTGCCGTCTTCCATCATAACCCGAAAGGCTTCATCGAAGGTGGTACGGTCCCCGAAGGACTAATTGAAAGAACCTACGTGGCCTTGCAGCCTTTGCGTACCGAAGGGCAGAGTGCCGGTTACAGCCGTACGCAGTTCGCACTGCCGTTTGGGGGTGGCGTACGCTACCGCATAACTAAGGAGATGGATGTAAGCTTGGAAGTCGGTTGGCGTAAAACCTTCACGGATTACCTAGACGACGTGAGTGGCACCTACACCGACGTAAGTAAGTTGACTAGCCCCGAAGCGCTCTACTTTGGCCACGACGTTACGCGCGACGACAGCAAGGCCATGCCTGGTCAGGCACGCGGTAACAGCCAGCGCCACGATTGGTACATGGTAACGGGCGTAACCGTGCAATACATCGTTCCGCAATTCAGAAATACCTTCAAGCTTCGTTAG